The Syngnathus acus chromosome 12, fSynAcu1.2, whole genome shotgun sequence genome contains the following window.
GTGCACTTCATTTCTATGCCTCCCTTGTGTCACTTTACTGCCGCCGTTCATCTCGCCTGACCCCACCCCGCCATGGCAATTGAGCGTGCACCATGCCCTCACTTCCACTGTTCTATGCAGTGGCTTCTCAGTCAGATGAGACGTAAGCCGCCTAATGTTATTGCCACTCCTCCATGCTCCCATATAGATGCACGCATACATCTCGCTCGCACCTTCTACATCTTCATCTTGTCCTTGCAAATGCTCATCATTTGGTGTCATCACTCATCTCTAGCCCGCTTCTGTCGTGAGAATGGCCTTTAGCGACAAACTGATCGGCTTTAAGTGCAGCATGCTAATGTCGGTGTGACCAATAGAACATGTATCTTAAAAGAAGGCtggcaatatttttttgggggggtatttatttgtattcggCCAACTGGTACAAGCGTTATGATTGTTAGCATAGTCATTACTAGTGGTAAAACAAATTTTCAATTCACATTAAGCCCGATTTTCATTGTGAAATTTAATTAGTATTACTTTTGTCCGTGTCAAGTTGGATGTTTTATAAAACAGTACATTTttactaaaataatttgttttattttaaacagcagtttacacacaaaaaaagacatttacattatctttgtcagtttttttgccaaaaataattcatttttaattttcactgGATACCTGtctattagtttttttttcccccccccccatattaAAATACGATCAAATCAATGAAAGCCACACATGACCGACTGCTGTTGTGACCGTTGCAGACTTTGTCATTGATCTGTGTTGCAGTCAGTCAAGCATTGACTGCTCAGGGTTAAAGGAAACACCAATTTCTTCCGTAGATGTGAATTTATGAGCAACCCTTCCATTTTCTCACTTTTTCACATCTTGGTGTCTCCCAATTGCCCATTCACAtttccctccctcttttttcccccctctgcCTTTTCTTCTCATTCATCCCTCCCCGAAATAATTTATTACTTAATGGTCTAAAGGAGCTCACACCAACCCAATGGgacttttctttatttattgattttcatCCCCTTTTCTGTCTCCGTgccgcatgtgtgtgtgtatgtggatGCTGTGCACGCAGTAGAATCCATaagatgctcaaggacatctTGTGCATTTGCGATGCTGTTGAATTGACCCACGGGCCGGAGGACTATTCGATTTCATGTTCGAAGGCTAATCGGCCGTTAAGGCGTAATTTGTCTCCTGCCCGGGCTGTTATCTGTATGCACGATGAGTCTGCGTACATATTTGGGTGTGTCCTTTGATATCGAGTGGAATGCTCCAGAGCTtctcattgtaaaaaaaacacacttggCTGAAACTATGGTGGAATATCCAcctacagaaagaaaaaaaatacacatcctGATTCCCTTGTTTGCTAACATTTTCTCCCAATTTCTGTTTACTaaccaattattatttatttggtaTTACTAAATATCAAAATAGTTGTCAACTTAATAATTATTTGTCGATTCATCGATTACTTTCGACACCTCAAGTGAAGCGAGGCTATATTCTGCAACCTCCTTTAAAACATTGGCCGTGAAGCTCATAAAGCTTTTACGCTCGCCACGGCTTGACCCCAGCACGGATAAATTCAGTTTTCATTATTTCCTATGGGAGGAAAATTGTGTGGGATATGATAAATTCCACGCTCCCAAGTGAGCTACAAGCTGCAGGGGTCCCTGCAGGGAATGCCACCACTCGTGTCCATCACATGCCACTTCcacgccccctcccctttgtgctactgctgctgctgctgctgctgatggtgTGATGATCCCTCCaccctctcctctctctctctctcaggcTCCGTCGGTGCACTTCCACGTCATTGAGACACTGAGCAGAGAGCGTGGAGGACTCCACGCGTGTATTTCTACGTGGACTCCTGCGCACGTGctcctttccttttttctgttttttttttttttttttttaaggggggCGCTGGCGGATTTCCTCTTTGCCGCATTCCTCCATCCGTCCTCaagaaagacagagagagtgttttttttattttttattattttttttaatgagtgcTGGGAATGACCTGCTTTCCGTCTGCGTCGTTTCCATGTCAGCATGGGAACCGCCGCGTCCAAAAGGAGGAATTTGAGAAACGACGCGATATCGTCCGTGGCGGCAAAAGTTAGGTGAGTAACAGTCGCTCTGGCTCCCTTTTCATTCCCGCATGTGTTGTATGTTTAAAGTTTATGTCCGAATAATGTGCCATATGTGAGCTTCGAGATAGCGCACCAACATTCTAATGGGGAGTCCAATGCAGGACACGTTGTAGACTCCAGTCTGTGTTTGTGAATGAAGCATCATTGTGTAATGAAAGTCATGCAGgagggggggctgctctgTACAATCTTTTTGGCTAGGGGGGTTACACAGTTTGATCAGAATGATGCCAATCTATCAATGAATCAACTGGAAGTGATCATCCATCATTGTCACTTCCGTCTAGTAAAGCAGACACTTTGGCAGGAGTCCATACAGGAcgtggattttttattttttttatttataccaACATGGAGAGTCTCGTCTCGGTGATGCCGTTACGATTCCGTTTGTATCAATGAATGACCTTGACTCTGCATCACACATGTGGCCCGACGTACCGTTACGTCATCTACCTTGTTCCGTTCTCCCTCTTTCTCGCTCGGTCGGGTCTTGTAACCTCGCACAGCTTCGTTTGCATGCGGCGCTGCGTTTGTATGTGTGCCACCTTGAGAGGAGATGTGCTTCTCATACAGATTGCTCACTGGCTGCACAGGCTTGTCCTGAGTGGGAAGCCTGCATTGTTAGGAAGGCggcaggagaaggaggagattTCCATTCTTCTAATGCAACCCCAATTGCACGATAACTGTCCTGTGAGGAAAACTAGTAGAGCGTCGGCACATATGTTAGACTTGCACGTATACTGATTTCCAACATCCCGACCAACACCCCCGGGTGCTCGTTCCGACCTGTGAGAAGTAGCGTGGTGCCACAGGGCTTCTGCATTGAGTGAACCAGTCAATAAAAAGCTCATTTAAGTCACATTTAAATGCAAGCATGACATTTATTGGAATTTTTGTTAGGGTGTTCGATGTGCTTTTAAGAGCCGTGGCCTACATACTCTTCTACAAAATAACTTGTAATGTAGCAGGGCCTTGTAGAAGAACAGTATTGAACACTGTAGAGGAAGCTATGCTAACTATTAGCATGTTACATATGTGGATTTAATTGTGTTCTCAGCACAGATCAAAGTACACAGTTTTGTTGTTGGCATTGGTTTTAACTTTAATATTCCAATTCTATAGGCAGCTATAACagtgatttgttttgacagtCGGCAAGAGTTTGCGACACGGGCCAACGAGAAGTCAAGTTgtggttttttgtttgtctgtatgcTATGAGCACTTGAAGAGTTAGCTTTGACTTTGCATCGCAAGGGAATAACTCGTAAAGTGTGACTCGGAATTATTTGATCTGCAGTCACTGCACATTTAAAACACTACTCTTAAATAATCACTTTCCGAAACTCTTTTTCATAATTGTCTGTCCTGCTtcactgccccctggtggtcaATGTGGGAACCTCtgaaggagcagcacaatgttTGAATTGcaccaaaaatgtcaagacATTATGACATGTCTGTTTTAATATTATCAAGTGTTATTTTCCTcattaatggcatttccattcttTTTAATGAGCTCTATCATGGAACGGATTTCACTTGTATCCCGTTATTAGCCAAATCCGAGGACAACTTTTGTCTACGGTCGAAAACTCTGTCCCTCATTAAAGAGGCTTATGTCATAAAATCCTCTTTAAGAGTAGTCAGGCGTGTGGCTCGCTTTAATTTTGGTGCGTTAATAGCGCTCTGAACCTTGGCTCCTGCTGATGGGAAACTCTGCTCAATCACATCCAATATTTATTAACTACTCGCCGGCACATGACCCTGCAAATGTACAGGCAAGCGTGCCAAAGTGCTTTTTGTGTGCTTGTATTTTAACACACACTCTGTcgtactttattttttaaatattgtggcAGAGGAAAACCTTCTGTGAAGCAAAGAGTCTTCATGTTTATGGATGGCTGGTTATGAAACAGGTCACTCTCTCGCCTCCAGCAGCTTAATAGACACAATGAGCCACTGAGAGCCTTCAATAGAGAGGCTCTCCAATGCTGTCACAAGGATTGTAAAAAGCTTTGATGATGCCCCCGCCCGAGAAGAGGCTCGATGGAGTCACGGCCATCGGACGAGGGGTTAGCGCTGCGAGGGCGTGACAGATGAAAGGATTTTACACACGGATGCAAATGATTGTATCCACAATGGTCGACAGGTGCGTTGTTCTTTTGTCACGGCCCTCTTTGCTTGATTgcataattcattttttattcttgagCTAATCATTTTACGCATTGACGTAAAGAAGGAACCCTGTGAAGTCAGGAGGATCCGTTTACTGGTTCCTGACTGCTTGCTTGAATAACAATTCCACCATGGCATTTTCCTCTCCATCTGTCTCTTCCTCCTTTGTAGAGTGACTATAAATTTGTCACCATTAAACGTACTGACTGACTTTTTTATGAGCAAGGTGCCGTTTTATTGAAAGCATGTCAACTCAACTTTATtgcttttgttattgttaAAGCAAGAACCCCTGTCGATTAGCAACTCAATAAGCTACAAGATAACTAATAGGGTAGAATAAAATCTGTTCTaggatgccccccccccccagataattgactttttgggtatttttttatttatttttttctccctccatTCCAAATCTTTATTagcattttctgtattttttattttttttttaaacccacaAAGATATTCTTGCCCCATGACCcccccaaggaaaaaaatcctatCTCCGCCAGTGCAAAAAGCAAAGCCCTATCTAAATAGGAGAAGAGTGAAGTGATTGGTATCAACGAAGTATGTTAAACTCAAGCTTTGTATGCAAGGGAGTCCCAGACCGTCTTCGCTAATTTAATATGCGAAAACAAATAGGCAAAATTATTATGTTGTCGTTGATTAAAATGGTAAAACACGTCGTTAGCTTTTAATAGGTCACAAAAGTAAACAGCTGTGGTCACATCGTTCCAAAGTTATTTTTCTTGACTGACTATAAAATGATGACCTAGTAGGCGAAAATAAATCGGTACACAAACTTACCTTTATGGGTTAGGATCAGGGATTTGAAGTTTGCGTGCCAGGCCTAATTTCTCATGGCACCAGAAAGagtttaggaaaaaaaataccatgATAAAATACCTTCTTGATTTAGATGGATATTTGAATCAATATGACAGCTGGGTTCAAAACAATCCatgtaaaaatgtgtcaagCAATCGCTGGAGTTGATTCTTACATCAgttgttgatgttttaatgGGCGTGCACACCCCAcataatatttgaaaaaaaacaaaaatcttgcCCAGCAGGTTCCTGCTTCAAAGCCATGCGTACCGGTAGGGGACCTAATTCAATTAGTCCGCCCGAGAGAATGAGGAGATTCAATCAAAGCGCGCGACGAGTGAGGCATCTGTTTGCTTGGCAGCCCATTGTTTACAGCGGCGAGGGACATTAGGCCTGATGCTATTCAAACCAATGGGAATGCTGCCAgggtgcattttattttatttctttattttttcttccaccACAAGACTCCCGTCCTTTCAAGATATATGGTCACTGTGTTAAATGGCATTGGGAATAGCCAGGAGACAATCAGATGTGAGTCGATAATGTGATGACTTAGTGCCCATGGCGGCATCATTTATCATAAGTGTCCTTCTGTGTCCACTTGCAATGTATTCGGAAAGCTGAGAAGACACCTCAACATCCATCATGTGCGTCTCTAgtatatataaatgtaaaaCTTTCTTTCTGATACAAAAGCAGAAGTGAAAAGTCTTAATGACAAAATGGGAATGAAGTGTTCTTATTGTTTAataagagaaaaaatatatgaattatatttgtaaaatgagatttttttaagGATATATTTTGGTCTAATAATATTAAAGTGAGACAATGATATAAAACTTATAAAATGatataaaatggaaataaagtgTTCTTATTGTTtaataagaaaagaaaaagaattataATTGTAagatgagaattttttttatgatatgtTTCGTTCTAATAATCTTAAATTCAGACAATGATATAAAATTACAAGAATATAGTGGTAATCATTTATGAGGGAAAAATTAAAGTCATAATGTaaggacaaaaaaatcataattttaaataatccaaatgattaaaaaaaagtcgtaAAGTTACAAAAATGAAGTTGTAATATTACAAGATTAAAGTCATAAAGACAACCagaacatccccccccccccccccccccatccccttGATCACTCCACTGCTCTATGCTAATACTTTGTATCATTTGAAATTGCCCGTCAAACACTTCCATTTCTCATCACGGAGAACCCGAACACGAATTTGTTATAATGGACGGACCGAGACGCGCCCggctcgctctctcgctttcATTCTCTATTTCCTGCCACATAATGCATCATGACGGCCAGTGTTTGGCGGTCCCATTGTTTGCGGATTCCAATCAACCGACCTTCTGAATAATACAACACCAGTGCGGAACTTCATAAGAGACACCTGCTGAATAGAGCACTTCATTTCGAGGGTCCGCTCTTGCCACTTTTCTGAAGACATTGTCAAGTACTCATAACCCGTTAATCCAATTCTACACTCAAAATTGGGTGGAATAGCGAACCCAGTGATGGGTCCAGAAGGGACGAGAGCCAATCCAACCTCAATATATCCCTCTTTTCTGTTGTATGTAAATCAATTAGTTGAAGCTTGTTCTAATCCCTAGAATTGGGTCAGTTGGACCGTGAAATGTAAATGCAGCCGTTTGAAGAGTTTCCTCGAGTGTTAAGTTACAATTCCGGAGGGGTGTGGGGGGTGAATTCTTTGACTTTTCTTCGAGTCTCTGAATCATTTGAACCCGTTTGTTTTCATCTCTGAAACGTGTACTTGACTTGTTGTAGGGGTTCACTGGTAGGTCGTCTTTAaggctgtttttatttaatcatgtAAAGCAGCTTTGTTCACTCACTTTGTCCCTTGAGGATTCCACAGAACCCCGAAACTATTTTTGTTCCGATTTAGTGAGGTATAAATCTTGGCTAAGAAAGATGCCTGTGGTTGTGATTAGTTATTAACATGAACATAAAATCCTTAAATACGAATCCACATCAACATTTCTTGCTTGACTACATTTGATGGAAATTGGTTAGCTAATTGTGTGCAGAATGTAATCAGAGAGAATAATCACATGAGAATTGCTAGCGGGATTGATTAATATTAATAGAGTGAgagtcatttttttgtccattatCCGtaaggttgtgtgtgtgttttggagaATGTAGAAAAATATTGGTGGCCTCCCTCAGCTGCAAACTGAGGTCACGCTTTGAAGCATCTACCTGAAACCATTCACCCTCCATCCTCCCCCGCTGTCCCTCCTTCTCTCGTctcgctctccctctctctgaGGCtgcctgaagtatgcagataAAACAGCTGCATCTTAGTCTGTGGGTGGCGTGAGCCAACAAAGAAGACAATTCGGTTTTTAATTTGGACTCAGCTAGCCCTTTTTGCTTCCGGTGTTACTCACCCATCCTTCCAACACACCCATAAATTGATGGCTtggtgtatatgtgtgtgtccacAGAGCAGCACGAGCATTTGGAGAGTACCTGTCCCACACACACCCTGAGAATCGAAACGGATCAGGTCAGCGCCTTTGCCGTCCTGACATTTGGTGCTCCGTTGCGGTCGTCCTTCCGTTCCCCTTCGTTTTGTAGAAAAGCAAGGCCACGATCGCTCGCCTTTTGACTTCAGCAGATGGGATTTTTGCTTTGTCATGCTCGGCTTCTTTTCAGCTGACTTGATTTTGAATGTTGGATCTTTAGTGATGGtctactttttcttctttgaaaCTCTAGCTCATCTCCTGTGTGAAACCTTGGTGGGCGCTGACCCAGAGTCGCCAACCGAGACCACCGGCCCCAACAACAAACACCTGAATCGTCTGTGCTCCGACAACACCGAGGACACCAAAAATAACTCGGAGGACATAGTCGTGAAAACCTCTTTGGGCCTTCGCCGCCAACCTCCTCCTTCCATTACCGTTTCCAATAAGCCAGTGCGGTTATCCCTCGAACGTAGCTTCTCAGTGGAGGAGGACAAGCAGAAGGGCGTGGAGTGCACGCTGCAGCCTGCTCGCGTCTACACCATCACCACCCGCCACGGTATGCTGATGAGTGGCGGCCGGGGCAGCAAGGAGAGCCTCGAACTGGACGTCTTAAAGGAGAGGTCAGGGAGTGGAGGAGTGGGAGCCAAAGGTGGTCACACTACCTTGATCCAGCCCTCCACTTCCCCTTCGTCCTCCTCGTCGTCTCCGACCCAACACTCCCAGACCGGGAGCAGCCGTCACCACGGAattcaccaccaccacacggGACCTTCGACCAGCAGAGGAGCCTGCGGGCCGAGCGGAAGCAGCAACCAGCAAGCCATGAGTGTCTCCGGTTCTCACTCCCACCAGGCGGCACACCACCAtagccaccaccaccatcacctgGCTCAGCCTCCTCTGCAAACCTCCGTCAGTGCCCACAACATCCGCAGTTGGGGGGACGGCGGAAAAGCGGAGCCCGAATGCAGCGGGCTGGCCTGCGAGTCCTGCAGTGCCGTCCCTTCTCGGAGCCAAGGATCCCTGGACCTGGAAAGCGCATCCCGAGAGCCAGGCAAGCAGCACCGACGCCTAGAGAGGATGTGGAGTGTGGACCGGATGACTGGGCTGGAGAGAGGTGAGGGGGCAGGGGACACACAGAAGAGGAGAGGCTTTCAAATATACACGGGTTTGGAATTGGGTCACGGCTTCAGACCGGAGAAGAAATAGCTTTTGGAAAACCTCTTAACGCATGGAGTAAAGTAAACCTCTGATTCACGGGGGAAAAAGATCAAGTGATAAAAACCCCCACCAAATATTCAGAGTCGTCGTAAATAGCTCAAACTCTAAATATACCGGTACCAAAATACTTCTTTTCAAACTGGTGATAACGAACAAGTAGGGCATATAGTCTCTCCCCAAAATTACTGAAAATTTCATTCTTAATACTTTTAAATATACCTCTGAGACCAAGTACCAAATCGACCGACTGCTGGTTGGGGACCACGGCTCTAGTCAAAGTTACTACAACATTCCTAGTACTGATTTTCAAATTGCTAATAAACATGGATAACACTGGCTAACATTCAGCTAACAGAAGCGAAACGATGCTACTGTCACTACGAATACTGTTAGCAATCAAAAGGTTGATGACAGAGGCCACAACAGTGCTTATATTTAGCTAACACAAGCTAGTCGATACAGCAAAAAATCGAATCAAAGAGTTAAATACATTATGAGCTGCTGGAATATCGATGTTCTGTTTATAACAAGCATAAAATAACGTAAAAAAGTTATAGAGTTAGTTGCTAAAGTACACAGCTGGAAAAATAACACTACCctaatcatttttaattgttccgCGAAACTTTTTCAATATCAATTTCCTCACTGGTCTGATGAGCTTTGGGGCGTTTGGTGTTGCCTGTAACAGTGGCCTGTATATTTCTGACTTTTTGTCTCCTtgtatctcttttttttcctgctctcTTTTCCTGTGTGTCTCCTCTCTCTCCATTTGTGGAGTGCTGGACTGTGAAGTGATGGTGCCGCTTTTGTGCTTTCATATTCAAACGTACTTCCTTCTCGTACAACTTTTTGGGGTCAGTATTTATtacacttatttattttttgacaattttcgtttctttttgcagatgacgcTAACTGGTTCCCCAAGGAAAACATGTTCAGCTTTCAAACCGCCACAACCACTATGCAGGCGTGAGTATTGGAAACCTACGTAATATGTCCATTCGTGTTCCAAGCGAATGTCGTTTTTATAGCCTTTTAGATAAATGTCCCCTTTTGCTTGCCagtgaattttaatttaaaaaagcacTAATATCAGTTTGCAGATCCTTAAATCTGACCCGATGCAATGAATTGCagtaaatgtcatttaaatttATACAGAGATTATATTGTGTAATATGTTTTATAATAATCTTAAATATTATAGGAGGCTTTGACTTTCGCTGATGCATTTATGGGTAGTTGGACACTCAAGGAACATCTGTCCATATTTGtattcctttatttttttttcatatattttaCACTGTTATTTACTTTTATAATCCGTTAGATTATTGTTAAAAGCAAATTCTGTGACTCATATAATCACTAAATGGCTTTGGCCATTTTTGAAGGGGTCAAACAATAACGCTCACGACACATTCCTTCcttttctgtctgtgtttttATAGACTTGATGCACCCTGATGacaatattgtgttttttatcCCCCCCTTCTCTTGCTTGCACGCTAATTTAAACCGGAACAAACGACTCAGGATATCGTGAGTATTTAAACCCTACTTGTCTAATTTGGTGTATTTTTCCAACTGTTGTTTCTTCTTAACCTTACGAGCTACCATTTAACCTCACAATTGtttctttcttaaaaaaaacaagtagtACAAATAAGCACACAATTTTGAATAGCAAATATAACAAACTACTAATTGAACATTATGCTTTTAGCAGAATCAGGCCTAAACATTTCATACTGCTTAGCTGTTCTTCAGGTCAATCCTCGCTCAATTGAAGCCAACTAACACAACTGCTTAACTCCTTACACAAACTAAATGCAGCGGGATTattgaaaaatgtaatccaTGTGTGTTTAAATCAGATTATCGTGAGAAAGTCTTGCAGACAGATCCAAATATAAGTTTCACTTCACAAATTTAATTGGATGGGAAGTGAACAAGCCGTAGTAATAATCAGCAATTATTATAAAACACATATTTCAGTCAGAATAACTGGCAGGGTTAATGTCCTCTCGCGCCGTGTCTGCATTGAACAAACGCCAATCATGTTCACAGAAATGTGTTGATCACTGCTGAGCCACACATTGCAAGTGATGCATTTCACAACATGG
Protein-coding sequences here:
- the LOC119130999 gene encoding LOW QUALITY PROTEIN: NMDA receptor synaptonuclear signaling and neuronal migration factor (The sequence of the model RefSeq protein was modified relative to this genomic sequence to represent the inferred CDS: deleted 1 base in 1 codon) → MGTAASKRRNLRNDAISSVAAKVRAARAFGEYLSHTHPENRNGSAHLLCETLVGADPESPTETTGPNNKHLNRLCSDNTEDTKNNSEDIVVKTSLGLRRQPPPSITVSNKPVRLSLERSFSVEEDKQKGVECTLQPARVYTITTRHGMLMSGGRGSKESLELDVLKERSGSGGVGAKGGHTTLIQPSTSPSSSSSSPTQHSQTGSSRHHGIHHHHTGPSTSRGACGPSGSSNQQAMSVSGSHSHQAAHHHSHHHHHLAQPPLQTSVSAHNIRSWGDGGKAEPECSGLACESCSAVPSRSQGSLDLESASREPGKQHRRLERMWSVDRMTGLERDDANWFPKENMFSFQTATTTMQAISAFRGFGPRKRREREHDSAEVNQRNFRKHLRMVGSRRIKAQTFAERRSKSFSRSWSDPTPVKTDSPHEPRDSGDLQTSCGTLDEGGVDEAADWEEEREIERLACEGDDFIPPKIMLISSKVPKAEYVPTIIRRDDPSIIPILYDHEHATFDDILEEIEKKLTAYRRGSKFWRMLIFCQGGPGHLYLLKNKVATFAKVEKEEDMSQFWRRLSRMMSKVNPEPNLIHIMGCYVLGNPNGEKLFQKLKNLMRPYSVEFESPLELSAQGKEMIEMYFDFRLYRLWKTRQHSKLLDYEDLL